One genomic window of Planktothrix tepida PCC 9214 includes the following:
- a CDS encoding HU family DNA-binding protein, which produces MDTTYIEQTTGFSEQTVKGVIDGFIKFIQLELRSGNEVKISDFGVFYPKELGERQARNPRTGEVIMAKPRTKPRFKFYDSFEKMIQDSPEAQKSVSASNTALNTASNTASSAPPPPPQELITSPSPVPPPPPAEMVSRTWHISLSGEKVEPVAENQLITKGVTSATPIWSEGTGWKRAGEIPELKYLFAA; this is translated from the coding sequence ATGGATACAACTTACATTGAACAAACAACTGGATTTTCTGAACAGACCGTTAAAGGAGTAATTGACGGTTTCATTAAGTTTATTCAGTTGGAATTACGCTCTGGGAACGAAGTCAAAATCAGCGACTTTGGCGTATTTTATCCGAAAGAACTGGGTGAACGACAAGCTCGGAATCCACGCACCGGGGAAGTGATTATGGCAAAACCCCGAACTAAACCTCGATTCAAGTTCTATGACAGCTTCGAGAAAATGATTCAGGATAGTCCCGAAGCACAGAAATCTGTATCTGCATCAAATACTGCATTAAATACTGCATCAAATACTGCATCATCTGCGCCACCCCCACCACCCCAGGAGTTAATCACGTCGCCATCGCCAGTACCACCGCCGCCACCTGCCGAGATGGTTAGCCGAACCTGGCACATTAGTTTGAGTGGAGAGAAAGTTGAGCCTGTGGCTGAAAATCAGTTAATTACCAAAGGTGTAACGTCTGCTACTCCAATTTGGTCTGAGGGAACCGGATGGAAACGGGCGGGTGAAATTCCAGAACTGAAATATTTGTTTGCTGCTTAG
- a CDS encoding helix-turn-helix domain-containing protein: protein MEDSFRKKLTEQAKLIAKFQELEQKEREWLFPLLSKGVRNTLELLDLISDRPLTFEEIATELDIHPTTVTQKLNALVAGGYPLALTDKTAFAETGRPRKLARKSVDIKAKLMELIKELED, encoded by the coding sequence ATGGAAGATAGCTTTAGAAAAAAGTTAACAGAGCAAGCTAAATTAATTGCTAAATTTCAGGAATTGGAACAAAAGGAAAGAGAATGGTTATTCCCTTTATTGTCTAAAGGAGTTAGAAATACTCTGGAACTACTGGACTTAATTAGCGATAGACCATTAACCTTTGAAGAAATTGCAACTGAGCTTGATATTCATCCGACAACCGTTACTCAAAAATTAAATGCTTTAGTTGCAGGTGGCTATCCATTAGCATTAACTGATAAAACAGCTTTTGCGGAAACAGGTAGACCTAGAAAACTTGCTAGAAAATCCGTTGATATTAAAGCCAAGTTGATGGAATTAATCAAAGAACTGGAGGATTAA